The Amblyomma americanum isolate KBUSLIRL-KWMA chromosome 6, ASM5285725v1, whole genome shotgun sequence genome has a window encoding:
- the LOC144095172 gene encoding uncharacterized protein LOC144095172 — protein sequence MLQTKLFCSTRSKLSVPEVDNLIVRFVVDGLHSLSTVEEPGFVALITGLRPGSTVISRRTLGRRIDEEWEKMLGDVRLKLSDQDYVATTADIWSTPHRSFMGVTVHWIDRNSLSRRSLALACRRFAGRHTYDKIGELLEDIRQDFDISHDKIVATVTDNASNFVKAFKEFGLRSEIIDEDGAADDLSFESVTEPDLGLEDGEITLPRHVRCACHTLSLVAVSDVKVALSTVSFARIHSSAMIKCSALWNCARRPKSSEIIVSALGHSLQTPCVMRWNSLYDSIKDLRSKDKLRDLCNTLKLQVFQERDFAFLLEYCDVLQPIASALTRLQAEADCFFGELLPTLLQVESKLHEKAAADYVYCKPLLDAVRNGFTRRFDHLLKMKPSAKEATVAAVLHPYFKLRWLPAEMEDFRRHAQKLTEEAVVDYVSTAQAAHSSAREAVGSSAPGASNASADAFFSFEDTSGITSRSSQEALVKLEFLNYLQDPRVDVAMLHSYPLIRGAFVKYNTATCSSAPVERLFSFASLIARPHRGALSDRRFEQMLLLKTFK from the exons ATGCTCCAAACAAAACTATTTTGTTCTACCAGGAGTAAACTGTCTGTACCCGAAGTGGATAACCTAATTGTTAGGTTTGTGGTGGACGGTCTCCATTCGCTATCGACGGTTGAGGAGCCAGGCTTCGTAGCGCTCATAACAG GTTTGCGCCCGGGAAGCACCGTGATTTCGCGACGAACGCTTGGACGAAGAATTGATGAAGAATGGGAAAAAATGTTGGGCGACGTACGCCTGAAACTGTCTGACCAAGATTATGTCGCGACGACCGCTGACATCTGGTCTACACCTCACCGGAGCTTTATGGGGGTCACAGTTCATTGG ATTGATCGCAACTCTCTCTCACGGCGATCATTGGCATTAGCCTGCAGAAGGTTTGCTGGACGTCACACCTACGACAAAATCGGCGAATTACTTGAAGACATCAGACAAGACTTCGACATTTCCCATGACAAAATTGTAGCCACCGTCACCGACAACGCCAGCAACTTTGTGAAAGCTTTTAAGGAGTTTGGCTTACGCTCCGAAATCATCGATGAGG ATGGAGCCGCAGACGACTTGTCCTTCGAGTCGGTGACAGAACCCGATCTTGGCCTCGAAGATGGCGAAATCACATTGCCTCGTCATGTCCGGTGTGCTTGTCACACACTAAGTCTTGTGGCAGTTTCCGACGTTAAAGTAGCTTTGTCGACAGTGTCATTTGCGCGCATTCACTCATCTGCCATGATAAAATGTTCGGCACTTTGGAACTGCGCCCGAAGGCCCAAGTCGTCCGAGATAATCGTGAGCGCCTTAGGGCATTCTTTACAAACACCGTGTGTGATGCGATGGAATTCTTTATACGACAGCATCAAAGACCTTCGATCTAAGGACAAGCTTCGAGACCTATGCAACACTCTCAAGCTACAAGTATTCCAAGAAAGGGACTTCGCTTTTCTGCTTGAGTACTGCGATGTCTTGCAGCCCATCGCCTCTGCTTTGACACGCCTCCAAGCTGAAGCTGACTGCTTCTTCGGAGAACTGCTCCCAACTCTTCTTCAAGTGGAATCAAAGCTTCACGAGAAAGCTGCTGCAGACTATGTTTATTGCAAGCCACTTTTGGATGCAGTTAGGAATGGATTCACCCGCAGGTTCGACCATCTTTTGAAGATGAAACCGAGTGCAAAAGAGGCAACAGTTGCTGCTGTTCTACACCCCTATTTCAAGTTGCGGTGGTTGCCAGCAGAAATGGAAGACTTCCGCCGTCATGCTCAGAAGCTTACAGAAGAAGCTGTTGTCGACTATGTCAGCACAGCACAAGCTGCGCATTCTTCCGCACGCGAGGCAGTAGGATCATCGGCGCCAGGAGCATCAAATGCGTCAGCTGACGCATTCTTTTCATTTGAAGACACAAGCGGTATAACCAGCCGTAGCTCTCAGGAGGCGTTAGTGAAGCTTGAGTTTCTCAATTATTTACAAGATCCTCGAGTTGATGTGGCTATGCTTCATTCTTATCCACTGATAAGAGGCGCCTTCGTCAAGTATAATACTGCGACGTGCTCGTCTGCTCCTGTagagaggcttttttcatttgcCTCCCTTATAGCGCGCCCACATCGCGGGGCTCTTTCGGACCGGCGGTTCGAGCAAATGTTGTTACTTAAGACCTTCAAGTAA